One Fundidesulfovibrio terrae genomic window carries:
- a CDS encoding TIGR04211 family SH3 domain-containing protein: MRILRYIAALAALLFLPSLALAQQLFVSDVQEITLRTGPSLDNKIVQMVKSGAKLEKLKEEGEWAQVRTDTGKEGWVLKRYLSSETPTKVQFEDFKSRNAEMIEKAGKVESIVGKFEEENKGLQKTLASTQAELSRIKTEYETLSKANANVAEMTRSFHDMKAASEAAKQEMDRIKRENETLRDISDVKWFLAGAGVFFGGWIFGYLLGRAARKKSNRMYL; this comes from the coding sequence ATGCGCATTCTGCGATATATTGCCGCCCTGGCGGCGTTGCTGTTTTTGCCATCCCTGGCGTTGGCTCAGCAGCTCTTCGTGTCCGACGTCCAGGAAATCACCCTCCGGACCGGCCCCTCCCTGGACAACAAGATCGTCCAGATGGTGAAGAGCGGCGCGAAGCTGGAAAAGCTCAAGGAAGAAGGCGAATGGGCCCAGGTGCGCACCGATACGGGCAAGGAGGGATGGGTGCTCAAGCGCTACCTCTCTTCGGAAACGCCCACGAAGGTGCAGTTCGAGGATTTCAAGTCCCGCAACGCCGAAATGATCGAAAAGGCCGGCAAGGTCGAATCCATCGTGGGCAAGTTCGAGGAGGAGAACAAGGGGTTGCAGAAGACCCTGGCCTCCACCCAGGCCGAACTTTCCAGGATCAAGACGGAATACGAGACGCTGTCCAAGGCCAACGCCAACGTGGCCGAGATGACCCGCAGCTTCCACGACATGAAGGCCGCAAGCGAGGCCGCCAAGCAGGAGATGGATCGCATCAAGCGTGAAAACGAGACCCTGCGCGACATCTCCGACGTGAAGTGGTTCCTGGCCGGGGCCGGGGTGTTCTTCGGCGGGTGGATTTTCGGCTATCTGCTTGGGCGCGCCGCGCGCAAGAAGTCCAACCGCATGTACCTCTAG
- the chrA gene encoding chromate efflux transporter: MDATVSFAQALRYWFKLGFINFGGPAGQIAMMHKDLVDGFGWIEEKIFLRALNLCMLLPGPEAHQLAIYLGWRLNGYRGGIAAGVFFLLPSVVLMLGLSWLTMAQGGHPVVAGIFHGIAAAVVAIVVEAVLKIGKKALRHRVLYAFAGAAFILGQVFQVAFPWIVLAAGIGGLVLARLRPDIFCRRAPGSKDCVMEEETGPTEFPSHWHIFKVIAVFLVIWAAVTGPVFLSRGMEDILSRIALFFTKAPFVTFGGAYAVLSYITDFAVRLDWLTEKEMLAGLGLAETTPGPLIMVTQFVGFVAAWNNSGAANPAVNGMLGGLVTTFCTFLPSFLFIFALAPYIEAITSNKRLTAALTGITAAVVGVVLKLAVFFAWNTFFPKGAPADIFSMVLTAACFLAIWKWKPSIHVLVLGSGAVGLVWQLI, encoded by the coding sequence ATGGACGCCACCGTCAGCTTCGCCCAGGCCCTGCGCTACTGGTTCAAGCTCGGGTTCATCAACTTCGGCGGCCCGGCCGGGCAGATCGCCATGATGCACAAGGACCTCGTCGATGGCTTCGGCTGGATCGAGGAGAAGATATTCCTGCGCGCGCTCAACCTCTGCATGCTCCTGCCGGGTCCGGAGGCGCACCAGCTGGCCATCTATCTCGGCTGGAGGCTGAACGGCTACCGGGGAGGGATCGCGGCTGGCGTCTTCTTCCTGCTGCCGTCGGTGGTCCTGATGCTGGGGCTTTCCTGGCTGACCATGGCCCAGGGCGGCCACCCCGTGGTGGCCGGCATCTTCCACGGCATAGCCGCCGCCGTGGTGGCCATCGTGGTGGAGGCGGTGCTGAAGATCGGCAAGAAGGCCTTGCGCCACCGGGTTCTGTACGCTTTCGCGGGGGCGGCCTTCATCCTGGGGCAAGTCTTCCAGGTCGCCTTCCCCTGGATCGTCCTGGCGGCGGGGATCGGCGGCCTCGTCCTGGCCAGGCTCAGGCCGGACATTTTCTGCAGGCGCGCCCCGGGCTCCAAGGACTGCGTCATGGAGGAAGAAACCGGCCCGACGGAGTTCCCTTCCCACTGGCACATATTCAAGGTCATCGCGGTATTCCTGGTGATCTGGGCGGCCGTGACCGGGCCTGTTTTCCTCTCGCGGGGCATGGAGGACATCCTGTCCCGCATCGCTCTGTTCTTCACGAAAGCGCCGTTCGTCACCTTCGGCGGAGCCTATGCGGTCCTCTCCTACATTACCGATTTCGCCGTGCGCCTGGACTGGCTGACCGAAAAGGAGATGCTCGCCGGGCTCGGCCTGGCCGAGACCACGCCGGGTCCCCTGATCATGGTCACCCAGTTCGTGGGCTTCGTGGCCGCCTGGAACAATTCCGGGGCCGCGAACCCGGCCGTAAACGGCATGCTGGGGGGCTTGGTGACCACCTTCTGCACCTTCCTGCCCAGTTTCCTGTTCATCTTCGCCCTGGCTCCGTACATCGAGGCCATCACCTCAAACAAACGCCTGACCGCCGCGTTGACCGGCATCACCGCCGCTGTCGTCGGCGTCGTGCTCAAGCTGGCCGTGTTCTTCGCCTGGAACACCTTCTTTCCCAAGGGCGCGCCCGCCGACATCTTTTCCATGGTGCTGACGGCGGCATGCTTCCTGGCGATATGGAAGTGGAAGCCATCCATACATGTCCTGGTGCTCGGCAGCGGCGCAGTCGGCCTCGTGTGGCAACTCATATGA
- a CDS encoding MFS transporter — protein sequence MNNRFQDMLASPFRLLCACGFLAILSTTMAKNPVLPLFAQSLGAGPEGVGLVSALSPLAGVLVSIPGGLCSDAFGRRRMLLVSSLVFASAPFAYLFVTGVWSLALARFYHGLATGIFMPVAQAAVADAFDASRGEKLGTFSSATLAGRFVAPMIGGAMLWIGFGAVYALCGLAGIGAMILAWRLPPLSGDAGTRTRRQPFAASLRELAASRGILAGCLLEAGILFAYGTFETFLPIVSLERGHPAWLTGTLFSAQVVAVALTKPFFGRFSDRHGRLGQMLAGAALTACACAAVPWASGVVALMALSILLGLALSVATSASSAFVADLSRRENRGGAMGLLGSIMDIGHSAGPLAAGVAAALAGSAGAFALGALALLAAAAGAWRMARSAR from the coding sequence ATGAATAATCGGTTCCAGGACATGCTCGCCTCGCCGTTCAGGCTTTTGTGCGCCTGCGGTTTCCTGGCCATCCTCTCCACCACCATGGCCAAGAACCCGGTGCTGCCGCTCTTCGCGCAGAGCCTGGGGGCCGGGCCGGAAGGGGTGGGCCTGGTGTCGGCGCTCTCGCCCCTGGCCGGGGTGCTGGTGAGCATCCCGGGCGGGTTGTGCTCGGACGCCTTCGGCCGCAGGAGGATGCTCCTGGTCTCGTCGCTGGTGTTCGCCAGCGCCCCCTTCGCCTACCTCTTCGTCACCGGCGTGTGGAGCCTTGCCCTGGCCCGGTTCTACCACGGCCTGGCCACGGGAATCTTCATGCCCGTAGCCCAGGCGGCCGTAGCCGACGCCTTCGACGCCTCGCGCGGCGAGAAGCTGGGGACGTTCTCCTCGGCCACCCTGGCCGGGCGCTTCGTGGCCCCCATGATCGGCGGCGCGATGCTCTGGATCGGATTCGGGGCCGTGTACGCGCTTTGCGGACTGGCGGGCATCGGGGCCATGATCCTGGCCTGGAGGCTGCCGCCCCTGTCCGGGGACGCCGGGACCAGAACCCGCCGCCAGCCGTTCGCGGCGAGCCTGCGCGAACTGGCCGCCAGCCGGGGCATCCTGGCCGGATGCCTGCTGGAGGCGGGCATCCTCTTCGCCTACGGAACCTTCGAGACCTTCCTGCCCATCGTCTCCCTGGAGCGGGGGCATCCGGCCTGGCTCACCGGCACGCTCTTCTCGGCCCAGGTGGTCGCAGTGGCCCTGACCAAGCCCTTTTTCGGGCGCTTCTCCGACCGCCACGGACGCCTCGGCCAGATGCTCGCGGGGGCCGCCCTCACGGCGTGCGCCTGCGCGGCCGTGCCCTGGGCGTCCGGCGTGGTCGCGCTGATGGCCCTGTCGATCCTTTTGGGGCTGGCCCTGTCCGTGGCCACCTCGGCCTCCTCGGCCTTCGTGGCTGACCTGAGCCGCCGGGAGAACCGGGGCGGGGCCATGGGCCTGCTTGGTTCCATCATGGATATCGGCCACAGCGCAGGCCCGCTGGCCGCCGGAGTCGCCGCCGCCCTGGCCGGAAGCGCCGGAGCCTTCGCCCTGGGGGCGCTCGCGCTGCTGGCCGCCGCCGCCGGGGCCTGGCGCATGGCCAGAAGCGCCCGGTAG
- a CDS encoding peroxiredoxin, translating into MEFSELAAAFSGLGADVYGLSKDSIKSHHGFIAKQGIKVALLSDPGAGTIKALGGWGIKKMYGKESEGVVRSTVLIAPDLTVARRWPKASSKGHAAEVLAALEELVRG; encoded by the coding sequence GGCGGCCGCATTCTCAGGCCTGGGCGCGGATGTGTACGGGTTGTCCAAGGATTCGATCAAGTCCCACCACGGGTTCATCGCCAAGCAGGGGATCAAGGTCGCGCTCTTGAGCGACCCGGGTGCCGGGACCATCAAGGCCCTGGGCGGCTGGGGGATCAAGAAGATGTACGGCAAGGAATCGGAAGGGGTGGTGCGGTCCACGGTGCTGATCGCGCCGGACCTGACCGTGGCCAGGCGATGGCCCAAGGCGTCCAGCAAGGGCCACGCCGCCGAGGTGCTGGCGGCTCTCGAGGAACTGGTCCGGGGTTGA
- a CDS encoding MFS transporter, with amino-acid sequence MDAFNNLCTVGFLARFSYALARNPVLPLFALFLGAGPEAIGLAVGVSTVTGIFFKLPSGALSDVIGRRRTMLAGLVVFGVMPFCYLFITSYGGLLAVRFLHGLATAVYGPVAMAVVADVAGARKGEMLSWFSSVGIMGGLLGAPIGGLILDVGNGGAPVLWQFRLVFAVSAVSGMAALVLGLRTLGLAESVEHGLGFGERLRRFGEGIREVLSDKRIVAASSMEGLQNMVMGALEAFLPVYAVKIAGLSEFQAGLLWGAQIVVTMLSKPFMGRMSDARGRRGLIAAGILLCGASFAAVPFMHGFWTLLGCCLVFGAGEALVASSSAAMVADLCRRRHFGSAMGAFGTIFDVGHASGPILSGLLVGWVGYAVSFPLMACLLFAAVPVFLAKVPAELNGGTKDDL; translated from the coding sequence ATGGACGCTTTTAACAATCTCTGCACCGTGGGCTTTTTGGCCCGCTTCTCCTACGCCCTGGCCCGCAACCCCGTGTTGCCCCTCTTCGCCCTGTTCCTTGGGGCCGGGCCGGAGGCCATAGGCCTGGCGGTGGGCGTGTCCACGGTGACGGGCATCTTCTTCAAGCTGCCTTCCGGCGCGCTCTCGGACGTGATCGGGCGGCGGCGCACCATGCTGGCGGGGCTCGTCGTGTTCGGGGTGATGCCCTTCTGCTATCTGTTCATCACCTCCTATGGCGGGCTGCTCGCCGTGCGCTTCCTGCACGGCCTGGCTACGGCGGTGTACGGGCCGGTGGCCATGGCCGTGGTGGCGGACGTGGCCGGGGCGCGCAAGGGGGAGATGCTGTCCTGGTTCTCCTCCGTGGGCATCATGGGCGGACTGTTGGGAGCGCCCATCGGCGGCCTGATCCTGGACGTGGGGAACGGCGGCGCTCCCGTATTGTGGCAGTTCCGGCTGGTGTTTGCGGTGAGCGCCGTAAGCGGCATGGCCGCGCTCGTTCTGGGGCTTCGCACCTTGGGGCTCGCAGAGTCCGTTGAGCACGGCCTGGGGTTCGGCGAGCGCCTGCGCCGCTTCGGAGAGGGCATCCGCGAGGTGCTCTCGGACAAGCGCATCGTGGCCGCCTCCTCCATGGAGGGGCTGCAGAACATGGTCATGGGCGCGCTGGAGGCGTTTCTGCCGGTATACGCGGTGAAGATCGCGGGCCTCTCCGAATTCCAGGCGGGCCTTCTGTGGGGCGCGCAGATCGTGGTCACCATGCTCTCCAAGCCGTTCATGGGCCGCATGTCGGACGCCCGCGGCAGGCGCGGGCTCATCGCGGCCGGGATACTGCTGTGCGGGGCGTCCTTTGCGGCGGTGCCCTTCATGCACGGGTTCTGGACGCTTCTGGGGTGCTGCCTGGTGTTCGGCGCGGGCGAGGCGCTGGTGGCGTCGTCCTCGGCGGCCATGGTGGCGGACCTGTGCCGCAGGCGGCACTTCGGCTCGGCCATGGGGGCCTTTGGCACCATTTTCGACGTGGGGCACGCATCCGGCCCCATCTTGTCTGGACTTCTCGTAGGCTGGGTGGGATATGCAGTAAGCTTCCCCCTCATGGCCTGCCTGCTTTTCGCGGCCGTCCCGGTTTTCCTGGCGAAAGTGCCGGCCGAACTCAACGGAGGAACCAAAGATGACCTGTAG
- a CDS encoding chromate resistance protein ChrB domain-containing protein, which yields MNNENWLFFSFSLPAKNQSGRMRIWRRLTGLGAVILKNAFYALPAREDLREQFTWLAKEVEGLGGEALFLETGPPANMTGEEVAALLTQARDADWRALEAEVLPLLDQARAPGADTHALDASCRRLAKRADALRVIDYFPGGHGDRVEALLAEATVLLSGQAPGNAPAVPGRDPAAYKGLTWITREHPYVDRLASFWLVRRFVDPEARIAFVPAATKAGAREGSVRFDMAEAEFTHIGGLTTFEVLCESFGLSGRVPARLRGIIRAIDLGGLETGPPEVVGVKLVLDGLTRSARDDMALVEQGLALFDALLASCSPAGDGEEQ from the coding sequence ATGAATAACGAAAACTGGCTCTTCTTCTCCTTCTCGCTGCCCGCCAAAAACCAGTCCGGCCGCATGCGCATCTGGCGGCGGCTCACGGGGCTGGGCGCGGTGATCCTGAAAAACGCCTTCTACGCCCTGCCCGCCCGGGAGGACCTGCGAGAGCAATTCACCTGGCTGGCCAAGGAGGTGGAGGGGCTGGGCGGAGAGGCCCTGTTCCTGGAGACCGGCCCTCCGGCCAACATGACCGGCGAGGAAGTGGCCGCCCTTTTGACCCAGGCCCGCGACGCAGACTGGCGTGCCCTGGAGGCCGAAGTCCTGCCTCTCCTGGACCAGGCGCGCGCTCCCGGCGCGGACACCCACGCCCTGGACGCGTCATGCCGCCGCCTGGCCAAGCGCGCCGACGCCCTGCGGGTCATCGACTACTTCCCCGGCGGGCACGGGGATCGCGTGGAGGCGCTTCTGGCGGAAGCAACGGTCCTGCTCTCGGGCCAGGCCCCCGGCAACGCGCCCGCGGTGCCCGGCCGGGACCCCGCCGCCTACAAAGGGCTCACCTGGATCACCCGTGAACATCCCTATGTTGACCGCCTGGCCTCGTTCTGGCTGGTGCGGCGGTTCGTGGACCCCGAAGCCCGCATCGCCTTCGTCCCGGCCGCGACGAAGGCCGGGGCGAGAGAGGGTTCGGTGCGTTTCGACATGGCCGAGGCCGAATTCACCCATATCGGCGGGCTTACCACATTCGAGGTGCTCTGTGAGTCCTTCGGCCTGTCCGGGCGGGTTCCGGCGCGGCTGCGCGGGATCATCCGGGCCATCGACCTGGGCGGCCTGGAAACCGGGCCTCCGGAAGTCGTGGGCGTCAAGCTGGTGCTGGACGGCCTCACGCGCAGCGCCCGGGACGACATGGCTCTCGTCGAGCAGGGGCTCGCGTTGTTCGACGCCCTGCTCGCTTCCTGCTCCCCGGCCGGAGACGGAGAGGAGCAATGA
- a CDS encoding ammonia-forming cytochrome c nitrite reductase subunit c552: protein MLRKRKYVLAGALALAAVITAGTATLWAVEKKNPPAAKPAAPMAGLQKPSAPVDFLEGASFVGSAACKDCHVKEFTQWAASGHANMLRPVKPEIVKADFGGVEIAYEGVEVEDADKNKVKINPKVKAETRDGKFFVTLLDADNPGNAQSYEVVEVLGSLWEQQYYLTVGDKVFPSPVRWVENDRQWRKAAFAPFWWAADGTPDGRPKKPEEMPTKQTVDYQCNGCHTTAFNAKKDDQGKYSFTRLEGGIGCEACHGPGSRHAAAPGKDTIANPGKLGTWQQEQLCGQCHIRVTSKQDKDFAFPLGFKTGQTDLQDRVEFWTYSTKPPFFWPNEDDRKNRQQYHDTMRSGHMAAGVTCSSCHLDHATQHLKSSLKLPREQQCIGCHTAQKAMFEGSVHARNGVVCVDCHMARMGNRAGATQKTPKDPWDVSAHTMRVVTPAEAEVFKMRSSCDKCHKDADRAAYGQKMSQGRDAVMARTSEVRDALETGKAPEPARLKARDSFGAVVADGSVGAHNPGRAMELLAQAARNLGRK from the coding sequence ATGCTGAGGAAAAGAAAATACGTCCTGGCGGGGGCGCTGGCCCTGGCCGCCGTAATCACGGCAGGAACGGCCACGCTGTGGGCCGTGGAGAAGAAAAATCCTCCGGCGGCGAAACCGGCGGCGCCCATGGCCGGGCTGCAGAAGCCCTCGGCCCCGGTGGATTTCCTGGAGGGTGCGTCCTTCGTGGGCTCGGCAGCCTGCAAGGACTGCCACGTCAAGGAGTTCACGCAATGGGCCGCGTCCGGCCACGCCAACATGCTGCGGCCCGTGAAGCCCGAGATCGTCAAGGCGGACTTCGGCGGCGTGGAGATCGCCTACGAAGGCGTCGAGGTGGAGGATGCCGACAAGAACAAGGTGAAGATTAATCCCAAGGTGAAGGCCGAAACCCGCGACGGCAAATTCTTCGTCACCCTGCTGGACGCCGACAATCCGGGTAACGCCCAGAGCTACGAAGTGGTCGAGGTGCTGGGTTCCCTGTGGGAGCAGCAGTACTACCTGACGGTGGGCGACAAGGTGTTCCCCAGCCCCGTGCGCTGGGTGGAGAACGACAGGCAATGGCGCAAGGCCGCCTTCGCCCCGTTCTGGTGGGCGGCGGACGGCACTCCCGACGGCAGGCCCAAGAAGCCGGAGGAGATGCCCACCAAGCAGACCGTGGACTACCAGTGCAACGGCTGCCATACGACGGCCTTCAATGCCAAAAAGGACGACCAGGGCAAATATTCGTTCACCCGCCTGGAAGGCGGCATCGGCTGCGAGGCCTGCCACGGCCCGGGCTCCAGGCACGCGGCCGCGCCGGGCAAGGACACCATCGCCAACCCCGGCAAGCTCGGCACCTGGCAGCAGGAACAGCTCTGCGGCCAGTGCCACATCCGCGTGACCAGCAAGCAGGACAAGGACTTCGCCTTCCCCCTGGGCTTCAAGACCGGCCAGACCGACCTGCAGGACCGCGTGGAGTTCTGGACTTACTCCACCAAGCCCCCCTTCTTCTGGCCCAACGAGGACGACAGGAAGAACCGGCAGCAGTACCACGACACCATGCGCTCCGGGCACATGGCCGCCGGAGTGACCTGCTCATCCTGCCACCTGGACCACGCCACGCAGCATCTGAAATCCAGCCTGAAGCTGCCGCGCGAGCAGCAGTGCATCGGCTGCCACACGGCACAGAAGGCCATGTTCGAGGGCAGCGTCCACGCCAGGAACGGCGTGGTCTGCGTGGACTGCCACATGGCCAGGATGGGCAACCGCGCCGGAGCCACCCAGAAGACCCCCAAGGACCCCTGGGATGTTTCCGCCCACACCATGCGCGTGGTCACGCCCGCCGAGGCGGAGGTGTTCAAGATGCGCTCCAGCTGCGACAAATGCCACAAAGACGCCGACCGCGCCGCCTACGGGCAGAAGATGTCCCAGGGGCGCGACGCCGTGATGGCCAGGACCTCCGAGGTGCGCGACGCCCTTGAGACCGGCAAGGCTCCCGAGCCCGCCCGCCTCAAGGCCAGGGACTCCTTCGGGGCTGTGGTGGCGGACGGCTCCGTGGGCGCGCACAATCCCGGGCGAGCCATGGAGCTACTCGCCCAGGCTGCAAGGAACCTGGGCCGAAAGTAG